From the Lathyrus oleraceus cultivar Zhongwan6 chromosome 4, CAAS_Psat_ZW6_1.0, whole genome shotgun sequence genome, one window contains:
- the LOC127137041 gene encoding B3 domain-containing protein At2g24670-like: protein MSMETEAQCMMEKKALAIEKINAYMQKLNSLEKKFDPLSHFTLHCVLSQISPQFYTKDELTQIEKINQTSCQQRKVKKVQVNSKKRYRPDNEDIISDGERIVKSKPAIRRKPIIRKEKTPLSPPPELPNHVNNMISVLNGNDIKYIMCKTLFMSDLSYNNNRLSMPITQIRSDFLTEIEKTILETRDQEGKPVGLKVIVLDPYFNEFPLSLKKWNMSTTSVYNLVQDWSPVLLENNFKENQKLDIWSFRVNDNLYFLLDTKMQEIEKSGEKSKNSIDIKNERSKKSKDENCELQPERV from the coding sequence aTGTCTATGGAGACGGAAGCTCAATGCATGATGGAAAAGAAAGCTTTGGCTATTGAGAAGATCAATGCATATATGCAAAAACTGAATTCTTTAGAAAAGAAATTCGATCCATTGTCTCATTTTACTTTGCATTGTGTGTTATCTCAAATTTCTCCACAATTTTATACCAAAGATGAGTTAACACAAATAGAGAAAATCAATCAAACCTCATGTCAACAAAGGAAAGTGAAAAAAGTACAAGTTAATAGCAAAAAAAGGTATCGTCCAGACAATGAAGATATCATCTCTGATGGGGAAAGAATAGTGAAATCAAAGCCCGCAATTAGGAGGAAACCAATCATTCGTAAGGAAAAAACTCCTCTATCACCACCACCAGAATTGCCTAATCATGTTAATAACATGATCTCAGTGTTGAATGGTAATGATATTAAATATATCATGTGTAAGACATTGTTTATGTCTGATCTCAGCTATAACAACAATCGTCTTTCAATGCCAATTACACAAATTAGATCTGATTTTCTCACAGAAATAGAAAAGACAATCTTAGAAACAAGGGATCAAGAAGGAAAGCCGGTCGGTTTAAAAGTGATTGTGTTAGATCCTTATTTTAACGAATTCCCATTATCTTTGAAGAAGTGGAATATGAGCACTACTAGTGTTTACAATCTTGTTCAGGATTGGTCACCTGTATTATTGGAGAATAATTTTAAAGAGAATCAAAAACTTGATATTTGGTCATTTAGGGTCAACGATAACTTGTACTTTTTACTCGACACTAAGATGCAAGAAATTGAAAAAAGTGGAGAAAAGTCGAAGAATTCAATTGATATCAAAAATGAAAGATCGAAGAAATCAAAGGACGAGAATTGTGAACTTCAACCAGAAAGAGTTTGA